In Xiphias gladius isolate SHS-SW01 ecotype Sanya breed wild chromosome 6, ASM1685928v1, whole genome shotgun sequence, a single genomic region encodes these proteins:
- the lnp1 gene encoding leukemia NUP98 fusion partner 1 isoform X1, giving the protein MSLRLLPAFIMDNDEDDDGNFTKWMSSYWGHGAEGGNPRDRKRSFRRPAKTQADRRASLPTVSQLDAMKLNKLHAATMAPSPSHIKTREEKGEVRPHQRARRASSDDNSRPKSAIPENRITTIPELTESFEKRLCVRDKRTMSLNDNNKLCLICHEDMRMNGGVQELHCTHRFHKEVARRLEQSWPCSSSEAASCQARRPLDQRRKSADGPISMEKEQHTPRRQLSLRRHR; this is encoded by the exons ATGTCTCTCAGGCTCTTGCCCGCCTTTATTATGGAcaatgatgaggatgatgatggtaaCTTCACAAAATGGATGAGTAGTTACTGGGGTCACGGAGCAGAAGGTGGAAAccccagagacagaaaacgCAGTTTCAGAAGacctgcaaaaacacaagctgaTCGAAGAGCGTCACTCCCGACTGTG TCACAATTAGATGCCATGAAGTTGAACAAGCTCCATGCAGCGACAATGGCGCCCTCTCCCAGTCACATCAaaacaagagaggagaagggggaggtCAGACCGCACCAAAGAGCTCGTCGTGCCTCCTCAGACGACAACAGCCGTCCAAAGTCAGCCATCCCAGAGAACCGCATCACCACGATCCCAGAGCTCACAGAGTCATTCGAGAAGAGACTTTGTGTCCGTGATAAGAGGACCATGTCTCTG AATGATAACAACAAGTTGTGCCTGATCTGTCATGAGGACATGCGTATGAATGGAGGGGTTCAAGAGCTGCACTGTACACACCGCTTCCACAAAGAG GTAGCTCGGAGGTTAGAGCAGTCTTGGCCCTGCAGCAGCAGCGAAGCAGCATCCTGTCAGGCGAGAAGACCCTTGGATCAGAGGAGGAAGTCGGCAGATGGACCAATCTCCATGGAGAAGGAGCAGCACACACCCCGTCGTCAACTTTCCCTGCGGAGACATCGCTGA
- the tomm70a gene encoding mitochondrial import receptor subunit TOM70, with amino-acid sequence MAASKPVEPQSGTGLPRWQLALLVGTPIVLGVGAVYLWNRSRTKERKGTGERKTPEGSASPVQGQDGAARASREQENMSPLDRAQSAKNKGNKYFKAGKYENAIQCYTEAIALCPTEQKADLSTFYQNRAAAYEQQMKWTDVVQDCSQAVELNPRYVKALFRRAKALEKLDNKKECLEDVTAVCILEAFQNQQSMLLADKVLKQLGKEKAKDKYKNREPMMPSPQFIKSYFSSFTDDIISQPLQKGEKKDEDKDKEGEAAEVTESSGYLKAKQYMEEENYDKIISECTKEIESGGRHTAEALLLRATFFLLIGNATAAQPDLDRVINMQDANVKLRANALIKRGSMYMQQQQPLLSTQDFNMAAEIDTRNPDVYHHRGQLKILLDQVDEAVGDFDECILLRPDSALAQAQKCFALYRQAYTGNNPAQVQTAMDGFEDVIRRFPKCAEGYALYAQALTDQQQFGKADEMYDKCIELEPDNATTYVHKGLLQLQWKQDLDLGLELISKAIEIDNKCDFAYETMGTIEVQRGNLDKAIEMFNKAINLAKSEMEMAHLYSLCDAAYAQTEVARKYGLKPPTL; translated from the exons ATGGCTGCTTCGAAGCCAGTCGAGCCGCAGTCCGGCACTGGACTGCCCCGCTGGCAGCTGGCACTGTTGGTCGGGACTCCCATAGTGCTGGGAGTGGGGGCAGTTTACCTTTGGAACCGCAGCAGGAcgaaggaaaggaaagggacCGGGGAGCGGAAAACACCAGAAGGCAGCGCCAGTCCCGTACAGGGCCAAGACGGCGCAGCTCGTGCAAGCCGAGAGCAGGAGAACATG AGTCCTTTGGATCGGGCCCAATCAGCAAAGAACAAGGGCAACAAGTATTTCAAGGCTGGCAAATATGAGAATGCCATCCAGTGCTACACGGAGGCTATTGCTCTCTGCCCCACAGAGCAGAAGGCTGATTTGTCAACGTTTTACCagaacagagcagcagcctACGAACAGCAG ATGAAGTGGACAGATGTGGTACAAGACTGCTCTCAGGCCGTGGAGCTAAATCCACGCTATGTCAAGGCTCTGTTCAGGAGGGCTAAAGCGCTGGAAAAACTAGACAACAAGAAGGAGTGTTTAGAGG ATGTCACAGCAGTGTGTATTCTTGAGGCTTTCCAGAACCAACAGAGCATGCTGCTAGCAGATAAAGTGCTGAAACAGCTGGGGAAAGAGAAGGCCAAAGACAAGTACAAG AACCGTGAGCCGATGATGCCTTCTCCTCAGTTCATCAAGTCCTACTTTAGCTCGTTCACTGACGACATCATCTCGCAGCCCCTGcagaagggagagaagaaagatgAAGACAAGGACAAGGAGGGCGAGGCAGCTGAGGTCACTGAGAG CTCTGGCTACCTGAAGGCAAAGCAGTacatggaggaggagaactATGACAAAATCATCAGCGAATGCACCAAGGAGATCGAGTCAGGTGGGCGGCACACTGCCGAGGCCCTGCTGCTGCGTGCCACTTTCTTCCTGCTGATTGGTAATGCTACTGCTGCTCAACCTGATTTGGACCGGGTAATCAACATGCAGGATGCCAATGTGAAG CTACGAGCCAATGCTTTGATCAAGCGTGGAAGCATGTacatgcaacagcagcagcctctgctATCTACACAAGACTTTAACATGGCAGCCGAGATTGACACACGCAACCCTGATGTGTATCACCACAGGGGTCAG CTGAAGATCCTGTTGGACCAGGTGGACGAGGCGGTGGGAGACTTTGACGAGTGCATCCTGCTCAGACCTGACTCTGCTCTGGCCCAGGCACAGAAATGCTTTGCTCTC TACAGACAAGCATATACTGGAAACAACCCAGCACAAGTACAGACAGCCATGGATGGCTTTGAGGATGTTATCAGGAGGTTCCCAAAGTGTGCTGAGGGCTACGCTCTTTATGCTCAG GCTTTGACTgatcagcagcagtttggaaaagCAGACGAGATGTATGATAAGTGTATCGAACTGGAACCGGACAACGCTACCACATATGTCCACAAGGG GTTGTTACAACTTCAGTGGAAACAAGACCTTGACTTGGGTCTCGAGCTCATCAGTAAGGCGATTGAAATTGACAACAAGTGTGACTTTGCCTATGAAACTATGGGAACCATTGAAGTGCAAAG GGGAAATCTGGATAAGGCAATAGAAATGTTCAACAAGGCAATTAACCTAGCCAAGTCAGAGATGGAGATGGCCCATTTGTACTCATTATGTGATGCAGCGTACGCCCAGACGGAAGTGGCCAGGAAGTATGGGCTGAAACCTCCAACACTGTAA
- the lnp1 gene encoding leukemia NUP98 fusion partner 1 isoform X2, with amino-acid sequence MSLRLLPAFIMDNDEDDDGNFTKWMSSYWGHGAEGGNPRDRKRSFRRPAKTQADRRASLPTVSQLDAMKLNKLHAATMAPSPSHIKTREEKGEVRPHQRARRASSDDNSRPKSAIPENRITTIPELTESFEKRLCVRDKRTMSLNDNNKLCLICHEDMRMNGGVQELHCTHRFHKECMEQWLWRKQTCPTCRVHVSMLKPLYWSSSRTTVP; translated from the exons ATGTCTCTCAGGCTCTTGCCCGCCTTTATTATGGAcaatgatgaggatgatgatggtaaCTTCACAAAATGGATGAGTAGTTACTGGGGTCACGGAGCAGAAGGTGGAAAccccagagacagaaaacgCAGTTTCAGAAGacctgcaaaaacacaagctgaTCGAAGAGCGTCACTCCCGACTGTG TCACAATTAGATGCCATGAAGTTGAACAAGCTCCATGCAGCGACAATGGCGCCCTCTCCCAGTCACATCAaaacaagagaggagaagggggaggtCAGACCGCACCAAAGAGCTCGTCGTGCCTCCTCAGACGACAACAGCCGTCCAAAGTCAGCCATCCCAGAGAACCGCATCACCACGATCCCAGAGCTCACAGAGTCATTCGAGAAGAGACTTTGTGTCCGTGATAAGAGGACCATGTCTCTG AATGATAACAACAAGTTGTGCCTGATCTGTCATGAGGACATGCGTATGAATGGAGGGGTTCAAGAGCTGCACTGTACACACCGCTTCCACAAAGAG tgcaTGGAGCAGTGGCTGTGGAGGAAACAGACGTGTCCCACATGTCGTGTCCATGTGTCCATGTTGAAGCCCCTCTACTGGTCATCGTCCCGCACCACAGTCCCATAA
- the tmem45a gene encoding transmembrane protein 45A, protein MGSFKGHALPGSFFLVAGIWWAGKYSLWHTTRRNKNIGSTRLASRASQRRLEIIESSVILFFSFVGMLAEQFAANGPRLQLYDFAEKHWEHLMNWQHATMYLFFGLAGTVSLIIHTTEAAPLALDRLMLAIAFFNEGKKIN, encoded by the exons ATGGGGAGCTTCAAGGGCCATGCACTCCCCGGGAGCTTCTTCCTGGTAGCTGGGATCTGGTGGGCAGGAAAGTACTCGCTCTGGCACACAACCCGCAGGAACAAGAACATAGGTTCCACTCGACTGGCCAGCAGAGCCTCACAGCGCCGCCTGGAGATCATCGAAAGCTCTgtcatcctcttcttctcttttgttg GGATGCTGGCAGAGCAGTTTGCTGCCAATGGACCGAGGCTGCAGTTGTATGACTTTGCAGAGAAACACTGGGAACATCTGATGAACTGGCAACATGCCACCATGTACCTATTCTTTGGCTTGGCTGGGACTGTGTCTCTGATTATCCACACCACAGAGGCTGCCCCACTGGCACTGGATAGGTTAATGCTGGccattgctttttttaatgaaggtaaaaaaataaattaa